The following proteins are encoded in a genomic region of Zea mays cultivar B73 chromosome 9, Zm-B73-REFERENCE-NAM-5.0, whole genome shotgun sequence:
- the LOC100286012 gene encoding agamous-like MADS-box protein AGL66 — MGRVKLQIKRIENNTNRQVTFSKRRNGLIKKAYELSVLCDIDIALIMFSPSNRLSHFSGRRRIEDVITRYINLPEHERGGGGGGVVRNREYLMNMLTQLKREGDIAEQLTPPNKGPANSNIEDLQHEIRNYRHQVEELEKQIRMFEPDPAVLVLTNEAETCEKFLMDTLTRVEERMKYLSCNQLGPFEPSPTDIHDVFGVSQQQQQQGDLSAFGAGDVVSYFAGGMAASDIFSGVGPMSSFSEQTIFDSMRPDPAVMAGLDPGIATICTVDQQPPSLNWEDAYASAGLLSALIPSTPFPLDEDQQIQDAMAPVLTSPMVPPPPHHVHEEVEAPESCSNVSTDGDRAATTAPAAVGQEHGLPSAVVD, encoded by the exons ATGGGCCGCGTGAAGCTGCAGATCAAGAGGATCGAGAACAACACCAACCGGCAGGTGACCTTCTCCAAGCGCCGCAATGGCCTCATCAAGAAGGCCTACGAGCTCTCCGTCCTGTGCGACATCGACATCGCGCTCATCATGTTCTCGCCCTCCAATCGCCTCAGCCACTTCTCCGGCAGGCGCAG GATCGAGGACGTGATCACTAGATACATCAATCTCCCGGAGCAcgagagaggaggaggaggaggagg AGTCGTTCGGAATAGAGAG TATCTGATGAACATGCTTACGCAACTCAAACGCGAGGGTGACATTGCCGAACAGCTCACACCACCCAA TAAAGGTCCAGCGAACTCCAACATAGAG GATCTTCAGCACGAGATTAGAAATTACAGACATCAGGTCGAAGAGTTGGAGAAGCAAATTAG GATGTTCGAGCCAGATCCGGCGGTGTTGGTGTTGACGAATGAAGCCGAGACGTGCGAGAAATTCCTCATGGACACACTCACCCGTGTCGAGGAGCGTATG AAATATCTGTCGTGCAACCAGCTGGGCCCGTTCGAACCGTCACCCACCGACATACACGAC GTATTCGGTGtgtcgcagcagcagcagcagcagggggACCTGAGCGCATTCGGGGCCGGCGACGTAGTATCGTATTTCGCTGGCGGAATGGCGGCGTCGGACATCTTCTCCGGTGTTGGCCCGATGTCGTCTTTCAG CGAGCAGACGATTTTCGACTCGATGCGGCCGGACCCGGCCGTCATGGCTGGACTGGACCCGGGAATAGCCACGATCTGCACCGTCGACCAGCAGCCTCCCAGTCTCAACTGGGAGGACGCGTACGCGTCTGCGGGGCTCCTCTCCGCGCTCATTCCGTCCACGCCCTTCCCCCTCGATGAAGACCAGCAG ATACAGGACGCCATGGCGCCGGTGCTCACGTCTCCGAtggtgccgccgccgccgcatcaCGTGCACGAGGAAGTGGAGGCGCCGGAAAGCTGCTCCAACGTGTCGACGGACGGGGACCGCGCCGCTACAACCGCCCCCGCCGCCGTCGGTCAAGAGCACGGGCTGCCCAGTGCGGTCGTCGACTAG